GTATATGTTCTATCATCATGCATGATAAAAACATATTTCACATCACTTCTATCTTTGAAGTACTCCATCTTTTCCAAATGATACCTCCTAACTCCACCACCCGACGGACTCCAAAAATTATTACAATCTAGAAGTGTAAACATCCTATTTATAGAATTTTTTATACCAGTCCACGAAATTACTTACACCTTCTTCTATACTTACCTTAGGTTGATAGCCAATTTCTTTTTTGAGTTCACTTGTATCTGCATAAGTACTCACTACATCCCCTTCCTGCATTGGCAGGAAATTCTTTTTCACCTCCTTGCCTAATGCTTTACCAATTACCTCAATAAAATCCATGAGCTGAACTGGTTTGCTATTTCCAATATTAAATATTCGATAGGGAATGCCATGGTGATTTTCCCGAGGTGCATTCTCCATCACTCGACAAACACCAGTCACAATATCATCCACGTAAGTAAAATCTCTCTCCATTTGACCGTTATTAAACACCTTAATTGGTTCACCGTTTGAGATAGCTTTAGCAAATAGCATTGGCGCCATATCAGGACGACCCCAAGGTCCATATACTGTAAAAAACCTTAACCCTGTAGTAGGTACTCCAAAAAGGTGGCTGTAGGTATGAGCCATTAGCTCATTACTCTTTTTTGTGGCAGCATAAAGACTAGCTGGCTCATCCACCTTATGATGTATAGAAAAAGGCTGTTCACTATTCAGACCATAAACACTAGAGCTACTTGCATAAACTAAATGCTTAACGGGGTTTTCCCTGCATGCCTCCAGAATATTATTAAAACCAACTATATTAGATTGAATGTAGGCATTAGGATTATCAATACTGTACCTCACACCTGCCTGAGCAGCCAAATGAATTACATAATCAAATCCTGACTCTTCAAATAAATTCGTTAAAGATTTTTCATCAGTTATATCCATTCGGATAAACTCAAAACGATCAAAGGTTTTGCTTTTAGTCGCCTTGCCATAGCGAATAAAATCGGGATGAATGCCAAGAGCTTTTAACCTTTCAAACTTCAAAGTCATCGGATAATAATCGTTTATATTATCCAATCCAATGATTTTGTATGCTTGATCTGCCACCAGAGATTTTACCACATGAAAACCAATAAAGCCCGCAGCTCCTGTAACTAATATTTTCTTCTCCATAGAAGGATCTTATTTACATTTGAGATCTAAAATTGTTGTTACAATAACGACAAGATTTCCTCCTAAACCACTAAAAGCAAGTCGTTAACAACAAATAATTTTTATTTATTCAAAGACCACCAGACATTATCGAAATACTTGTAAAGGGTATTATTGTTGGTATTGTCTGAATTCACTGTGCTAGACAGACCCATTTTAGTCGATTGC
This is a stretch of genomic DNA from Reichenbachiella ulvae. It encodes these proteins:
- a CDS encoding NAD-dependent epimerase — translated: MEKKILVTGAAGFIGFHVVKSLVADQAYKIIGLDNINDYYPMTLKFERLKALGIHPDFIRYGKATKSKTFDRFEFIRMDITDEKSLTNLFEESGFDYVIHLAAQAGVRYSIDNPNAYIQSNIVGFNNILEACRENPVKHLVYASSSSVYGLNSEQPFSIHHKVDEPASLYAATKKSNELMAHTYSHLFGVPTTGLRFFTVYGPWGRPDMAPMLFAKAISNGEPIKVFNNGQMERDFTYVDDIVTGVCRVMENAPRENHHGIPYRIFNIGNSKPVQLMDFIEVIGKALGKEVKKNFLPMQEGDVVSTYADTSELKKEIGYQPKVSIEEGVSNFVDWYKKFYK